A region from the Dinoroseobacter shibae DFL 12 = DSM 16493 genome encodes:
- a CDS encoding quinoprotein dehydrogenase-associated SoxYZ-like carrier, with amino-acid sequence MTRLTLTTALLCCTALPALAGAEAWDDIRAALYGDRLLLDGAKVIAIDAPYRTPDDARTDLAAQIIPPLGTEVSKVWVVLDENPMPVSAVFELKDPQPSFFFDVTMRVNGPTPLHVVAETSDGRLFVQESFVKTSGTGACAAPPGTDPIAALTSLGEIDVSLGSALPGIAEGELISFASQLSRMDVDISHPSHSGMQRDQISLLFIPMRYVESIDIDLDESGFVEMTGSISLSENPRVGLSIPSSSRSVDVTMTDTDGTVSKLHQKLAGY; translated from the coding sequence ATGACCCGCCTGACCCTGACGACTGCCCTTTTGTGCTGTACCGCCCTGCCTGCGCTTGCCGGGGCGGAGGCATGGGATGACATCAGAGCCGCGCTTTATGGAGACCGCTTGTTGCTGGACGGTGCCAAGGTCATCGCCATCGATGCCCCCTACCGCACTCCGGACGACGCCCGCACGGATCTCGCAGCTCAGATCATTCCGCCCTTGGGAACCGAGGTATCGAAGGTTTGGGTCGTGCTCGACGAGAACCCCATGCCCGTCTCTGCCGTGTTCGAGCTCAAGGACCCGCAGCCGAGCTTCTTCTTTGACGTGACAATGCGCGTGAACGGGCCGACGCCCTTGCATGTTGTAGCCGAAACCAGCGATGGGCGACTCTTCGTGCAAGAGAGTTTCGTGAAGACCTCGGGCACCGGTGCGTGTGCCGCCCCGCCGGGGACCGATCCGATTGCGGCACTGACGTCGCTGGGCGAGATTGATGTCTCTCTTGGCAGTGCGTTGCCCGGCATCGCGGAAGGAGAGTTGATCAGCTTCGCCTCGCAATTGTCGCGCATGGATGTGGATATTTCACACCCGTCCCATTCGGGTATGCAGAGGGACCAGATCTCGCTGCTCTTCATCCCGATGCGCTATGTCGAAAGTATCGATATCGACCTCGATGAATCCGGGTTCGTCGAGATGACGGGATCGATCTCTCTTTCGGAAAACCCGCGTGTCGGGCTTTCAATACCGAGCAGCTCCCGATCGGTCGACGTCACCATGACCGACACCGACGGCACGGTCAGCAAGCTGCATCAGAAGCTCGCCGGGTACTGA
- a CDS encoding DUF3280 domain-containing protein yields MKEILLVTLLWTTCAAAQDKVAFFGLTMLDTSPQTAALGPDPAEAARLEALEKVVAERFQAEGYELVDLAPEKVAIDRVANLAKCYGCDTRIAQRLGAGFSLVGEVQKVSNLILTMNLQLRDANSGDLVKGGVVDIRGNTDDSWSRGMRYILNNRIFKDEK; encoded by the coding sequence ATGAAAGAGATCCTCTTGGTCACCTTGCTCTGGACGACTTGCGCGGCGGCGCAGGACAAGGTGGCCTTCTTTGGGCTAACCATGCTCGATACGTCCCCGCAAACTGCCGCCTTGGGCCCTGACCCTGCGGAGGCTGCGCGGCTCGAGGCTCTCGAAAAGGTTGTCGCGGAAAGGTTCCAAGCCGAAGGCTATGAGCTGGTTGATCTGGCGCCGGAAAAGGTGGCCATCGACCGAGTCGCCAATCTTGCAAAATGCTATGGCTGTGACACGCGGATCGCTCAACGCTTGGGAGCGGGTTTCTCCCTAGTGGGCGAGGTGCAGAAAGTGTCGAACCTTATTCTGACCATGAACCTTCAGCTGCGCGATGCGAATAGCGGGGATCTGGTCAAAGGTGGCGTCGTCGACATCCGGGGCAACACAGATGACAGCTGGTCCCGCGGCATGCGCTATATCTTGAACAATCGCATTTTCAAGGACGAAAAATGA
- a CDS encoding ABC transporter substrate-binding protein has product MRLLLAPLLAAFSLLTSAPVALAIDVRAAVLRVDYQTLLPISRYDLRPEDLGFAGAALADEDNGTTGSFLGHTYETRAVATTAADAGEALEALLAEGVDIIVILARFEDLLRLTDRAAEAGALVFNALAPDMALRDDQCRGNLLHTAPSRRMNTDAVAQFLVWKQWKNWFLISGSNPADVALADSYRFSARKFGARITEERVLEYSGGSRRTDSGHVLVQRQLPNFTQGAAGHDVLVAADETDYFARYLSYHLWTPRPVAGSGGLVPTTFHGAHEAYGATQFQTRFEALAGRYAKPEDYNVWLALRVVGEAVTRANTANPMELRDYAISDAFELAAFKGQKVTFRDWNGQLRQPILLHDGSITVSVSPQDGFLHQHSALDTLGLDEPESACSAFK; this is encoded by the coding sequence GTGAGACTTTTGCTGGCACCGCTCTTGGCCGCCTTCAGCTTGCTGACATCTGCTCCGGTTGCGTTGGCCATTGACGTACGGGCTGCCGTCTTGAGGGTCGATTATCAGACCCTGCTCCCGATCAGCCGGTATGACCTTCGGCCCGAGGATCTGGGCTTTGCCGGCGCGGCACTTGCTGACGAAGATAACGGGACAACCGGCAGTTTTCTGGGCCATACCTACGAGACGCGCGCCGTAGCCACCACGGCCGCAGATGCAGGAGAGGCGCTTGAGGCGTTGCTGGCCGAGGGCGTGGATATCATCGTCATTCTGGCCCGGTTTGAGGACCTTTTACGTCTGACGGATCGCGCCGCAGAAGCCGGAGCACTCGTGTTCAACGCCCTCGCTCCGGACATGGCGCTGCGGGATGATCAATGCCGCGGAAACTTGCTTCACACGGCCCCGAGCCGCAGAATGAACACGGATGCAGTGGCGCAGTTTCTGGTCTGGAAGCAGTGGAAGAACTGGTTCCTGATTTCGGGCTCAAACCCAGCCGATGTCGCCTTGGCCGACTCTTACCGGTTCTCGGCCCGCAAGTTTGGCGCGCGCATCACCGAGGAACGTGTGCTCGAGTACTCGGGCGGGTCCCGCAGGACGGATTCTGGCCACGTCCTGGTTCAGCGGCAGTTGCCGAACTTCACCCAAGGCGCTGCGGGCCATGACGTGCTCGTCGCCGCCGATGAGACCGACTACTTCGCCCGCTATCTCAGTTATCACCTCTGGACGCCGCGCCCTGTGGCTGGCTCGGGCGGGCTGGTGCCAACCACGTTTCACGGAGCGCATGAAGCCTATGGCGCCACGCAGTTCCAGACCCGCTTCGAGGCACTGGCCGGGCGCTATGCCAAGCCCGAAGACTACAACGTTTGGCTCGCTTTGCGGGTGGTCGGCGAAGCCGTGACCCGTGCCAATACGGCCAATCCCATGGAATTGCGCGACTACGCCATTTCGGACGCTTTCGAGCTTGCCGCTTTCAAGGGCCAGAAAGTGACTTTCCGCGACTGGAACGGCCAGCTGCGTCAGCCGATCCTACTCCACGATGGCAGCATTACCGTCAGCGTAAGCCCCCAGGACGGCTTTCTGCACCAGCACTCTGCCCTCGACACACTCGGCCTGGACGAGCCGGAATCGGCTTGCTCCGCTTTCAAATGA
- a CDS encoding YVTN family beta-propeller repeat protein produces MKTILLSVAILALGTAQGLAGRAFVSNERGNTITVVNTDTWEVETEFFAGNRPRGITVSPDEKVIYVCASDDNLIRVFDATTYEELPSLPSGPDPELFILEPSGKRLYIANEDDNLVTVTDTETRMVLAEVPVGVEPEGMGMSPDAKWVVNTSETTNMAHFISTEDYKIKHNILVDQRPRYAHYTSDGTRLFVTSEIGGTVSVMDIDEDGAPTVVGKISFEVAGLQPEWLQPVGARVTKDGSRLFVALGPANRVAVVDARSLEVLDYILVGQRVWQLDFTPDEKYLLTTNGNSNDITVIDVEKERAIRSIQVGQQPWGVVTVN; encoded by the coding sequence ATGAAAACGATCCTTCTTTCCGTCGCCATTCTGGCGCTGGGCACAGCGCAGGGCCTTGCCGGCAGAGCCTTCGTCTCGAATGAACGTGGCAACACGATCACTGTAGTGAATACCGACACGTGGGAGGTCGAGACCGAGTTTTTCGCGGGAAACCGTCCCCGTGGCATCACCGTCAGCCCGGATGAAAAGGTGATCTATGTTTGCGCGTCGGACGACAACCTGATCCGCGTATTCGACGCCACCACATACGAGGAATTGCCGAGCCTGCCGTCCGGCCCGGATCCGGAGCTGTTCATTCTCGAACCTTCAGGCAAGCGGCTCTACATCGCGAACGAGGACGACAATCTGGTCACCGTTACCGATACCGAGACGCGTATGGTGCTGGCCGAGGTGCCCGTCGGCGTGGAGCCAGAGGGCATGGGCATGAGCCCGGATGCCAAATGGGTGGTCAACACCTCCGAGACCACCAACATGGCGCATTTCATCTCGACCGAGGACTACAAGATCAAACACAATATCTTGGTGGATCAGCGTCCGCGCTACGCCCATTACACCAGCGACGGCACCCGGCTCTTCGTCACCTCCGAGATCGGCGGGACAGTCTCGGTCATGGATATCGATGAAGACGGAGCGCCGACGGTTGTGGGCAAGATCAGCTTCGAAGTGGCCGGGCTTCAGCCCGAATGGCTGCAACCGGTGGGCGCGCGGGTGACCAAGGATGGCTCACGTCTCTTCGTGGCGCTCGGACCTGCGAACAGGGTCGCTGTGGTCGACGCGCGCAGCCTCGAAGTGCTCGACTACATCCTCGTGGGTCAGCGGGTCTGGCAGCTCGATTTCACGCCCGATGAAAAATACCTGCTGACCACCAATGGCAATTCCAACGACATCACAGTGATCGACGTGGAAAAGGAACGCGCTATCCGCTCCATCCAGGTTGGGCAACAGCCATGGGGCGTCGTGACCGTCAACTAA
- a CDS encoding PepSY domain-containing protein, with protein sequence MKPILAFTAAMVVASTGFASEVDEATEMKIMAMLAEMECQMDADDIEVEDDGYDLDDVICKGGNQFDIKLDKEFNEVSRRAE encoded by the coding sequence ATGAAACCGATCCTAGCCTTCACCGCGGCCATGGTCGTGGCAAGCACGGGTTTTGCGAGCGAGGTCGATGAGGCCACCGAGATGAAGATCATGGCGATGCTGGCAGAGATGGAATGCCAGATGGATGCCGATGACATCGAGGTCGAAGACGATGGCTACGACCTGGATGACGTGATTTGCAAAGGTGGCAACCAATTCGACATCAAGCTCGACAAAGAGTTCAACGAAGTGTCGCGAAGAGCCGAATAG
- a CDS encoding YbaN family protein produces MIRTRLALATARQPLWVAAGVIAVMVGSVGAVLPVLPTTPFVILGAVCLGRGSPRLAQRLERHRVFGPAIADWRAHGAIAPRGKAVAHLMMGAALIVSLLAGVPGLVLALQAICLLAASFYILSRPNGGRDLREPGAFAAPARSPRPCGARQSGDSPWTTPSLWH; encoded by the coding sequence ATGATACGGACCCGACTTGCCCTTGCGACCGCGCGCCAGCCCCTGTGGGTCGCGGCGGGTGTCATCGCCGTAATGGTCGGGTCGGTGGGCGCGGTCTTGCCAGTCCTGCCGACCACGCCCTTCGTCATCCTGGGCGCTGTCTGTCTGGGACGGGGATCACCGCGCCTTGCGCAGCGGCTGGAGCGGCACCGTGTGTTCGGCCCCGCGATCGCCGATTGGCGCGCCCATGGCGCCATCGCGCCGCGCGGCAAGGCTGTCGCCCATCTGATGATGGGCGCGGCGCTGATCGTCAGCCTGCTCGCGGGTGTGCCGGGGCTGGTCCTCGCGCTCCAGGCAATCTGCTTACTTGCCGCAAGCTTCTATATCCTCAGCCGCCCGAATGGGGGCCGAGACCTTCGAGAGCCAGGCGCCTTCGCAGCCCCAGCCAGATCCCCGCGCCCCTGTGGCGCTCGCCAATCTGGAGACTCTCCATGGACCACCCCTTCGCTCTGGCACTGA
- a CDS encoding ABC transporter substrate-binding protein: MTFLSRRSTLALLGTAAGALALPRSAAAQPIPRLALYGPPAGPSITLAHAVKTGMLSDIAEETLFTPWRSPDELRAGLTSGEILVSVVPIQAAANFYNRGFPIRLENAMTNGLLYIIAEETGIATIPDLAGRHIAVPFRGDTPEIIFSQLLDHHGMRAEDLKITYAGTPTEAMQLMLAGQVDAALTAEPSTTAAVLRGREAGKQIRRAINLQAVWGEMTGAAPVLPQAGLALTPTFLDTYGDAVPALLAALEQATADVLANPEAAAAHATEALGLPAPLLAASIPNSNLVARPANEARADIERLLAAMAGPDLARIGGAMPDDAFYL, translated from the coding sequence ATGACTTTTCTTTCCCGCCGATCCACTCTCGCCCTGCTGGGCACGGCCGCTGGCGCCCTCGCCCTGCCCCGCAGCGCCGCGGCACAGCCGATCCCACGGCTGGCGCTCTACGGGCCGCCGGCCGGCCCCTCGATCACCTTGGCCCATGCGGTCAAGACCGGAATGCTGTCCGACATCGCCGAGGAGACGCTCTTTACCCCATGGCGCAGCCCCGACGAGTTACGGGCGGGGCTGACTTCGGGCGAAATCCTTGTGTCCGTGGTGCCGATTCAAGCGGCCGCGAACTTCTACAATCGCGGCTTCCCGATCAGGCTGGAAAACGCGATGACCAATGGCCTGCTCTACATCATCGCCGAGGAAACAGGGATCGCGACGATCCCCGATCTCGCGGGTCGTCACATCGCGGTGCCGTTCCGCGGCGATACCCCGGAGATCATTTTCAGCCAACTCCTCGACCATCATGGGATGCGTGCCGAAGATCTGAAAATCACCTATGCGGGCACGCCCACCGAAGCCATGCAATTGATGCTGGCGGGCCAGGTCGATGCCGCCCTTACCGCCGAGCCCTCGACCACCGCGGCGGTGCTGCGCGGGCGCGAGGCGGGCAAGCAGATCCGTCGCGCGATCAACCTGCAGGCCGTCTGGGGCGAGATGACCGGGGCCGCGCCGGTGCTGCCGCAGGCGGGGCTGGCACTGACGCCAACCTTCCTCGACACTTACGGTGACGCGGTTCCCGCCCTTCTGGCTGCGCTTGAACAGGCGACCGCCGACGTTCTGGCCAACCCCGAGGCAGCCGCGGCCCATGCCACCGAGGCGCTCGGCCTGCCCGCACCGCTTCTGGCGGCCTCGATCCCCAATTCGAACCTGGTCGCCCGTCCGGCCAACGAAGCGCGGGCCGACATCGAACGCCTGCTGGCGGCAATGGCGGGCCCGGATCTCGCTCGCATCGGCGGTGCGATGCCGGACGACGCCTTCTATCTGTAA